AAAGGCAGCGAACTGACAGAGAAATGAACCAGACAATCATTTGCCAGGAATCCTCCGCTGGACGTTTCGTCTCTCATTCTGCTGATCACCTGCAGAGAGAACAACGAAACAAGAACCTGGTTACACATTAAAACATATGCACACGTTTAAAACAAGTCAGCAAATTACATGTCTGATGGTTTTTAATCTTACTTTTTATGCTGTTTAGCGTTAAAATGACAAAGCAGGATGCAGTTGATCTAATGTGTGGATATAAATGGGTCAACATGCTTTACacactgcatttatttatttacctgttgtttttaatgtccaACTCTGTTCTGGATTTCTAAACTGAATCAGAAAAACTGGAGCTATATTGttgtgtttgctttatttttatgctttgtgtGAATAATTTGTGTTAATAAAAACGTAGCTCTGAGATACCTTCTCATCTGCAGAGAAGACGTACAGAGCCAGAGGTTTTTCTCCCTTGTTGATGAACTTTATGGCCTCGTCCAGTCCGCTGACAGGAAGGATGGGAAGAAGCGGTCCAAATATCTCCTCCTGCATCACCTTGGAATCAGGCTTTACGTCACGCAGAACTGTGGGAGCTGAAcgcaacataaaaaaaccaacaatgttttagtttataattgaataaaaaaaacctctaagTGTGATCTTTGGTACCGATGAAGCAGTCTGACTCGTCTCCGTCTCCTCCTGCAGCCACTGTGCTGTCCCCCACCAAGGCCATGATCCTCTTAAAGTGCCGCTGGTTGATGATGCGCCCATAATCTGGGCACGTCTTTGGGTTTTCTGTGTAGAAATCCTgcaaataacaggaaaaaataataaatttaaatatgaaataaagctTCTTTTCATGTTACAAGTTCCATCAGCTCAGGGTCCAATTAGcgctggaaaataaatcagtaataaTATATATTGCGATAGACATGTGATCAgtataaacagataaaacatttgGTGGAGAATTCActgatccagaactgcacagcattctgggggatgtaggcaaaGTAAAGGTTTAGTTGTTCAGCCTCTCGCAGCTAGCTAAGCAAAGTGAGAGATTTTAACTGCCTtcctcactctttggttacctagcaacaagcCATAAAGTTACTTATGGCTACCTAGCAACAAACTGTTAAGTAATTgatggttgcctagcaacagcctgttgagtaactgctgcagcagcagtttaagatTTCACCACTgagcctcataactgcttaaaaataaaataaaaaaaacaatgtggtgGAGTGAAAACAGTTCAGAAAAGAGCAAATGTCACTTCATCAGTTTggcaatatttcagatatttaaaacataaaactgatcATTAATTATCGATATCGACTGATACGAAGCGTWTGTTTTAAGTTTTCCAGCCGTATCGTCCAGCCCTGGTTCCACTGTGAGCTTCCGGTACCTTAACGGACTTCTTGACCTCCTCGATGACCCGGTCTTGAATGCTGGGGTCACAGAGGATGTAGTCTGGGGCGATGCAGGTCTGACCGCAGTTTGTGTACTTTCCCCACGTGATCCGTCTGAAYAGAACATTTAACAGARGGGTGTAAGAAAGGAGCATGTCGTCTTTAACAAAGAGCYAAAAGCTGTAAATACTAAACGTGTGTCGGACCTGCAGGCTATGCTAATGTCGCAGTTCTTGTCGATRTAGCAGGGGCTCTTGCCGCCCAGCTCCAGGGTCACGGGGGTCAGGTGTTTGGCAGCGGCCTCCATGATCACTTTGCCCACCGTACCGTTGCCGGTGTAGAAGATGTAATCAAAYCGCTGGCGCAGAAGCTCCTGGGTCTCTGGGACTCCTCCAGTCACTACAGGGTAAAGCTcctaaaacacaacaaacagcttaaacttcataaaaacaaagagtccAAACTTATTGGGAgaatttgctttattattttatctccactgctcaaatacacacacaagAAATATAACACCATACTATGTATAATTTCTTtgcatgtctgtttttaattttggatTTCTAAATCAGCAGGTTAAAGTAGCACATCAGTCCCAGCTATACAGgcagtttatgttttaataaggACATTTTAACCTGCAAAAAAATGACTGTCAGCACAGAGTCTAACTATGAACTAATGAACAgatgaatagatggatggaaAGATAGATTAATgcacaaatgaatgaataaatagaCAGAAATTCAAATCTGGGAATCTAAATATTTGTTATACTAATTTTTTCCAGTTCCAGACTGTTACTTGAAGACAAACTATTTGTTACTAAGGCTTTTCAAcactatttttatcatattWAGAAAGATAATTGGTAATTATTGCTCAAACTGACTTGAATTACTGACTCAAACTTTATTTGTGGAGCAGTTTTCATTCAGCCATGTGTCAGAGGAAGTGTTTAAAAGGATTAAAGTTAATATAAGATTATTGTAAATTTATGACTGACAGTagagttttaaatgaaatccaaCTAATATMAGTCTTTCTTCataatattgtgataaaacattTCCAAGGCTGAACTCCACACTGTCCTTTTTTATcacagaagctgaatgttttcttaTAATTAAAAATAGGAGATGTATATGATAAAGTAGTTTGCTACTTTTCTACTAAACGCACACAGTTTTGGTTAAATGCTGTAACTAAGCAACATGAGGTCAAAGATAACTAAAATTTCTGGTGCCTGAATttcgtttttttgtgtgtgtggatctTATTGCAATGTTTAACtcttaaaaattattattttttattcagaacaTCATTAAACCAAAGCTTAATTTCTCTGCTTTCCTTCTTTTCTGAGTGTTTGGGAATGAATTTTATCTTCACTGTTGCTGTCATGTGTTGCTCTTTTTCTGCAAACACCATTAAAAATGCTGAGTTGTTTTTCCATGTAAACTGGTTTTCCATTCGGTTACCTTGTCGATGTAAAGCGGCAGCAGATCCTCCATGACctttgcagtgtgaacgcagacCTCTGACGGCTTCACCACAGCTGCGTTACCTGGACAGGTGATTCAGWaaagaaagaataaaatgacGTAACGCCTCATAMATTTCTAAATTACCTGAGCAAACAATAAGTCCTGTTGATTTGTGTCGTCAGCTGGAAATGCGCAGTTTCACCGTTCAGACAATGTAAACTGTTACAAACGGGGCAAATTACAAGATTCAAACCCTGAACTTTGAACTTAACACACCCACCAAATGCAACACCTCATTTACTTcatcatctttttctttttagaggatttatttattatttatggttctgacatttattagatatttatttaaattaaatcttgttCTCCAGTCAGctgaattttattgtttttttaaccatagTACATTGCATTGCAGGTGCAATTTACAATAAYTAAATTAAAATCAAGTGAGTACATATTTTCTCACTTGATTTTATTCAGGAGCATTAGAGAAAAGGTAGATTAATACAAGAGTGCAAGACATTTCAGACTTTTAAGTGATTAATTTAGAAAACCATGCATCATCGTcctaactagttacatttatcatttttttgaAACAGTAGTTTTACTGAGCTGTTAGCCTTYCTATGCTGTTCCACCTGATTCAGGTTTTGTTTCACAGTaagtctgggatttctcccatttaTTTGGATTTCTCAGGAgaaaaggagaagttgtgaacgacgACGTCaattttcttctctgttttcagtttcagtctgcctttagttttcaaaatggcagcggaggaagtgaacgaagccgttcagtccgTATTGGCCAAACTTCTacatattaaattaacattaattaaTGTACCACTGCTGATTTACCATGGGAAAAAATACAGTCAAGGTTTTAACGTGTCAAAATGTTATGAAGtttaaggggtatgaatacttttacaagacacAATACAAACATTAAACAAGTGTTGAATTACTCAGGACTTTCATCATTTACTGTACGACAGCTCAGATGATCCATTTGAATTTCCTCAAGGCTTTAAAAGCTCAGACAGCATCTTACATAACAGTCAGTAACCTTTCAACTTATTACTGGTGTGTGTAAAGATTATATCTATGTTAAACTAGGTTAAAGCTAAAATAGGCTTTGTGTTTATTcgattaattaaatatttgcactgTATGTATTATGATTTAAACACATATTCAACTTCATCACYACATTTTAGCaaccagattaaaaaacaaaacatatatgtCACCACCTTA
The DNA window shown above is from Poecilia reticulata strain Guanapo linkage group LG14, Guppy_female_1.0+MT, whole genome shotgun sequence and carries:
- the aldh3a2b gene encoding aldehyde dehydrogenase family 3 member A2b produces the protein MSREQQAVARARKAFETGRSRPLEYRIIQLKNLQRLFIERQKDISDAIKKDLNKSEVGTQLFETLGLEGEIGLAIRKLKEWAAPRPVEKNLLTLSDTVYIQPEPLGLVLIIGAWNYPWAVTIQPLIGAIAAGNAAVVKPSEVCVHTAKVMEDLLPLYIDKELYPVVTGGVPETQELLRQRFDYIFYTGNGTVGKVIMEAAAKHLTPVTLELGGKSPCYIDKNCDISIACRRITWGKYTNCGQTCIAPDYILCDPSIQDRVIEEVKKSVKDFYTENPKTCPDYGRIINQRHFKRIMALVGDSTVAAGGDGDESDCFIAPTVLRDVKPDSKVMQEEIFGPLLPILPVSGLDEAIKFINKGEKPLALYVFSADEKVISRMRDETSSGGFLANDCLVHFSVSSLPFGGVGNSGMGCYHGKFTFDQLSHLRGCLIKKLKMEGVNNMRYPPHTPKKLGWARFFLLKTFDLGWMGRMLLLALMAVVAAFVLQKYLR